A genomic window from Luteolibacter sp. LG18 includes:
- a CDS encoding SDR family oxidoreductase: MSVLSSFDLSGKTALVTGCKRGIGFAMAEALAEAGADIIGVSATLEPGSDIEKAVTALGRKFTAYQCDFSDREAVKAFAAKVLAEQGTPDILVNNAGTIKRAPAAEHPDELWFEVIDVNLNAQFLLSRDIGAKMIERGSGKIIFTASLLTFQGGITVPGYAASKGGIGQLTKALANEWASKGVNVNAIAPGYIATDNTEALRNDAVRQQQILARIPAARWGEPADFKGPVVFLASAASNYVTGEVLVVDGGWMGR, translated from the coding sequence ATGAGCGTCCTTTCCTCCTTCGATCTCAGCGGCAAGACGGCGCTGGTCACCGGCTGCAAGCGCGGCATCGGCTTCGCCATGGCGGAAGCGCTCGCCGAAGCGGGTGCCGACATCATCGGTGTGAGCGCCACGCTCGAACCTGGCAGTGACATTGAAAAGGCTGTCACCGCGCTCGGCCGGAAGTTCACCGCGTACCAGTGCGATTTCTCGGATCGGGAGGCCGTGAAGGCCTTCGCCGCGAAGGTGCTGGCGGAGCAGGGGACGCCGGACATCCTGGTGAACAACGCGGGCACCATCAAGCGCGCGCCCGCCGCGGAACATCCGGATGAGTTGTGGTTCGAGGTGATCGACGTGAACCTCAACGCGCAGTTCCTGCTCAGCCGCGACATCGGCGCGAAGATGATCGAGCGTGGTTCCGGGAAGATCATTTTCACCGCGTCGCTGCTCACGTTCCAGGGTGGCATCACGGTGCCGGGTTATGCGGCGTCGAAGGGTGGCATCGGCCAGTTGACCAAGGCGCTCGCGAACGAGTGGGCGTCGAAGGGCGTGAACGTGAATGCGATCGCGCCAGGCTACATCGCCACCGACAACACCGAGGCGTTGCGGAACGATGCCGTCCGCCAGCAGCAGATCCTCGCCCGCATCCCGGCCGCGCGCTGGGGCGAGCCCGCGGATTTCAAGGGCCCGGTGGTGTTCCTCGCCAGCGCGGCGTCCAACTACGTCACCGGCGAGGTGCTGGTGGTGGATGGCGGTTGGATGGGAAGGTGA
- a CDS encoding ROK family protein produces MSESKALPVAGIELGGTKTVVAWGLSDGTIHEEHRFPTTRPEETFATATAWLRERGTPAGIGVGAFGPVRVNPAAPDFGSLLATPKDGWQGFSITGALAAAFPGVPLTLDTDVNAALWGEVALGAAQGATDAAYITIGTGIGAGILSGGRLVHGAVHPEFGHFKVARAPGDSFAGLCPFHGDCLEGLASGPAIAARWGKAAADLPADHPAWDMEAWYLAHGILALLAIVSPSKVIVGGGVSQSAGLHAKIAACLEKITAGYFGEGDFTDLVVPPALEQEAGIRGALLLASNH; encoded by the coding sequence ATGAGCGAGTCGAAAGCATTGCCGGTGGCGGGGATCGAACTGGGCGGCACCAAGACGGTGGTCGCGTGGGGTCTTTCCGATGGGACGATCCACGAGGAGCACCGTTTCCCCACCACCCGGCCGGAGGAGACTTTCGCCACCGCCACCGCTTGGCTCCGTGAACGCGGCACGCCCGCGGGCATCGGCGTGGGAGCCTTCGGGCCGGTGCGGGTCAATCCCGCGGCTCCGGACTTCGGCTCGCTGCTCGCCACTCCAAAGGATGGCTGGCAGGGCTTCTCGATCACTGGCGCGCTGGCGGCGGCCTTTCCCGGTGTGCCGCTCACGCTCGATACCGATGTGAACGCGGCGCTGTGGGGCGAGGTCGCACTCGGCGCGGCGCAGGGGGCCACGGACGCGGCTTACATCACCATCGGCACCGGCATTGGCGCGGGGATTCTTTCCGGCGGCAGGCTTGTCCATGGAGCGGTGCATCCGGAGTTCGGTCATTTCAAGGTCGCCCGCGCGCCGGGCGATTCGTTCGCGGGCCTGTGTCCGTTCCATGGTGATTGCCTCGAAGGGCTCGCCAGCGGCCCCGCCATCGCGGCGCGCTGGGGAAAGGCCGCGGCCGATCTGCCCGCCGATCATCCGGCGTGGGACATGGAGGCGTGGTATCTCGCGCACGGCATTCTCGCGCTGCTGGCGATCGTTTCGCCCTCGAAGGTGATTGTTGGCGGCGGTGTCTCGCAGTCGGCCGGACTCCACGCGAAGATTGCCGCGTGCCTGGAGAAGATCACCGCGGGCTATTTTGGCGAGGGGGATTTCACCGATCTGGTGGTGCCGCCCGCGCTGGAGCAGGAAGCCGGTATCCGCGGCGCGCTGCTGCTGGCGTCGAACCATTGA
- the tnpA gene encoding IS200/IS605 family transposase, which yields MPSTFSALYVHVIFSTKDRLPLIQSRWRERLHSHLGAVLKEREVIPIAIGGVADHVHILMRLKAVHAPAVVVRELKAVSSKWIRKERFEPLFGWQEGYGAFSVSPTNVDAVRAYIANQEDHHRKRTAEEEFRDFLKKIGADPEP from the coding sequence ATGCCTTCCACCTTCTCGGCTTTGTATGTGCATGTGATCTTTTCCACGAAGGATCGCCTGCCTCTCATTCAATCCCGTTGGAGGGAACGCCTTCACTCCCATCTTGGCGCTGTTCTGAAGGAGCGGGAGGTGATTCCGATCGCCATCGGTGGTGTGGCCGATCATGTCCACATTCTGATGAGATTGAAAGCGGTCCATGCTCCTGCGGTGGTGGTGCGTGAGCTGAAAGCGGTTTCCTCGAAGTGGATCCGGAAGGAACGATTCGAGCCATTGTTCGGCTGGCAGGAAGGTTATGGTGCGTTTTCCGTGAGTCCGACGAATGTGGATGCGGTGAGGGCCTACATCGCCAATCAGGAGGATCACCACCGCAAGCGCACCGCGGAAGAAGAGTTCCGTGATTTCCTGAAGAAGATCGGTGCTGATCCAGAGCCATGA
- the kduI gene encoding 5-dehydro-4-deoxy-D-glucuronate isomerase, with protein MKVIHAPSPNETSMLDTEGLRDSFLLEELFQPGEITLVYTDLDRAIVGSAVPGAAPLKLDAGDELRAQYFCERREIGILNFGGKGTVTVDGTAYDLEKCDCLYIGRGSQEVVFASADAAKAAEFYLISYPAHAAYPTTKATPADATRVELGTKEECNERTICQYIHENGIKSCQLVLGYTEFKPGSIWNTMPSHTHLRRSEVYCYFDVPVGHAVLHMMGEPTETRPLWVHDKQAILSPAWSIHSGVGTSAYRFVWAMGGENQAFTDMDKINISDLR; from the coding sequence ATGAAAGTCATCCACGCGCCCTCGCCGAACGAAACCTCGATGCTCGACACCGAAGGACTCCGCGATTCCTTCCTCCTCGAGGAGCTCTTCCAGCCGGGGGAGATCACCCTCGTCTACACCGACCTCGACCGCGCGATCGTGGGCTCCGCCGTGCCGGGCGCGGCTCCGTTGAAGCTGGACGCGGGCGATGAACTGCGCGCGCAGTACTTCTGCGAACGCCGCGAGATCGGCATCCTGAACTTCGGTGGCAAGGGCACCGTGACCGTCGATGGCACGGCCTACGACCTTGAAAAGTGCGACTGCCTCTACATCGGCCGCGGCAGCCAGGAGGTCGTCTTCGCCAGCGCCGATGCCGCGAAGGCCGCCGAGTTCTACCTCATCAGCTATCCGGCCCACGCCGCCTACCCGACCACCAAGGCGACCCCGGCCGACGCCACCCGCGTGGAGCTCGGCACCAAGGAGGAGTGCAACGAGCGCACCATCTGCCAGTACATCCACGAGAACGGCATCAAGAGCTGCCAGCTCGTGCTCGGCTACACCGAGTTCAAGCCGGGCAGCATCTGGAACACGATGCCTTCCCACACCCACCTCCGCCGCAGCGAGGTGTATTGCTACTTCGATGTGCCCGTCGGCCACGCCGTGCTCCACATGATGGGCGAGCCGACCGAGACGCGCCCGCTGTGGGTGCATGACAAGCAGGCGATCCTGTCCCCCGCGTGGTCGATCCACAGCGGCGTGGGCACCTCCGCCTACCGTTTCGTGTGGGCCATGGGCGGTGAGAACCAGGCCTTCACCGACATGGACAAGATCAACATCTCCGACCTGCGATGA
- a CDS encoding zinc-binding alcohol dehydrogenase family protein produces the protein MKTLVLREPGQIALDTSAEPSAPGAGEALVRVHRVGVCGTDIHAFRGKQPFFSYPRVLGHELGVEVLAVGEGVANVKAGDRCSVEPYMNCGTCVACRKGKGNCCTRIEVIGVHKDGGMRERFILPARKLHPSAQLSYDQLALVETLGIGAHAVERSGLKKDEFALVIGAGPIGLAAMQFAVEAGAKTIVLDINEARLEFCQKQLGVQHAINGKTEDVLERLLEITNGDLPDVVFDATGNAASMMKSFEYPAHGGRLVFIGLFVGEVTFDDPNFHRRELTLLASRNANPADFGRIIGLIESGRIDTRPWITHRAAVEEVPGLFESWTKPETGVLKAMIGF, from the coding sequence ATGAAGACCCTTGTACTCCGCGAACCGGGCCAGATCGCCCTCGATACCTCCGCCGAACCATCCGCGCCCGGCGCGGGTGAAGCCCTTGTCCGCGTCCACCGCGTGGGCGTGTGCGGCACCGACATCCACGCCTTCCGTGGCAAGCAGCCGTTTTTCAGCTATCCGCGCGTGCTCGGCCACGAGCTCGGCGTGGAGGTGCTGGCGGTGGGCGAGGGCGTGGCGAACGTGAAAGCGGGCGACCGTTGCTCGGTGGAGCCCTACATGAACTGCGGCACCTGCGTGGCCTGCCGGAAAGGGAAGGGGAACTGCTGCACGCGCATCGAGGTGATCGGTGTCCACAAGGACGGTGGCATGCGCGAGCGCTTCATCCTTCCCGCGCGGAAGCTGCATCCGTCCGCACAGCTCAGCTACGACCAGCTCGCGCTGGTGGAGACGCTCGGCATCGGCGCGCACGCGGTGGAACGCTCGGGCTTGAAAAAGGACGAGTTCGCGCTGGTCATCGGCGCCGGCCCGATCGGTCTGGCGGCGATGCAGTTCGCCGTGGAGGCGGGTGCGAAAACGATCGTGCTCGATATCAATGAAGCTCGCCTGGAGTTCTGTCAGAAGCAGCTCGGCGTGCAGCACGCGATCAATGGCAAGACCGAGGACGTGCTGGAGCGCCTGCTGGAGATCACGAACGGTGACCTGCCGGACGTGGTGTTCGATGCCACCGGCAACGCGGCCTCGATGATGAAGTCGTTCGAGTATCCGGCGCACGGCGGCAGGCTGGTGTTCATCGGCCTGTTCGTGGGCGAGGTGACCTTCGATGATCCGAATTTCCACCGCCGCGAGCTGACGCTGCTCGCCAGCCGCAATGCGAACCCGGCGGACTTCGGCCGCATTATCGGGCTGATCGAAAGCGGCCGGATCGACACCCGCCCGTGGATCACGCACCGCGCCGCGGTGGAGGAGGTGCCGGGGCTGTTTGAATCCTGGACGAAGCCGGAGACCGGCGTGCTCAAGGCGATGATCGGGTTTTGA
- a CDS encoding tyrosine-type recombinase/integrase has product MKPNKTAPLVVSGNYTLIRRTNGTFYSHNKVTLQRQSLKTRNKNEAIELINALNKEDGDRRFAERMVEIYQEKAGRAVSKITWAEAMEECSKVAGKTESTRLRHRQAYTGKDFNSLRSMTICQTYPEHFRLIVKCGKPSVIKYLRKLQSFSIEQGWLTTPILASKSLRVIKLKEKRAIKREEYLRVIENEPDAEKRAFYSMLWATGASQVDCANLRVENFDREARTLVYTRQKTACVCRLKWNGGVEKLLDSLPQQGFLFPKLQKLTSSARAAEFRRRCRTKGVNVEGTSLHSFRYSMAERLAEAGFSIREASAALGHRSEAVHLAYAKKAEIFCSAIPEE; this is encoded by the coding sequence ATGAAACCAAATAAGACAGCCCCGCTCGTCGTCTCCGGCAACTACACCTTGATCCGCCGCACCAACGGCACGTTCTACAGCCACAACAAGGTCACCTTGCAGCGCCAGTCTCTCAAGACGCGGAACAAAAACGAAGCCATTGAATTAATCAATGCCCTCAACAAAGAGGATGGGGACCGGAGGTTCGCTGAACGAATGGTGGAAATCTACCAAGAAAAGGCAGGCCGAGCGGTCAGCAAGATCACATGGGCCGAGGCCATGGAGGAATGCTCCAAGGTGGCAGGAAAGACAGAATCCACCCGTCTCCGTCACCGGCAAGCCTACACTGGAAAGGATTTCAATTCCCTCCGTTCCATGACCATCTGCCAGACCTACCCGGAACACTTTCGGCTGATCGTCAAATGCGGAAAGCCTTCGGTAATTAAATACCTCCGCAAGCTCCAAAGTTTCTCGATTGAGCAAGGATGGCTGACTACTCCCATTTTGGCATCCAAAAGCCTGCGGGTGATCAAATTGAAGGAAAAGCGGGCCATCAAACGGGAAGAATACCTTCGGGTGATCGAGAACGAACCTGATGCCGAAAAGAGAGCCTTCTACTCGATGCTGTGGGCCACCGGCGCATCACAGGTAGATTGTGCGAACCTCCGCGTTGAGAATTTCGACCGAGAGGCCCGCACGCTGGTCTACACTCGTCAGAAGACCGCCTGCGTGTGCAGGCTGAAATGGAACGGCGGCGTTGAGAAGCTATTGGATTCGCTTCCCCAACAGGGCTTTTTGTTTCCCAAGCTCCAAAAGCTCACCAGTTCGGCGCGAGCAGCCGAGTTCCGACGTCGTTGTCGAACCAAAGGCGTGAACGTCGAAGGAACCAGTTTGCACAGTTTTCGTTACTCCATGGCTGAAAGGCTGGCAGAGGCGGGCTTCTCCATTCGGGAAGCCAGTGCGGCCCTTGGCCATCGTTCGGAGGCTGTTCACCTCGCATACGCTAAAAAGGCGGAAATCTTCTGCTCCGCGATCCCCGAAGAATAA
- the eda gene encoding bifunctional 4-hydroxy-2-oxoglutarate aldolase/2-dehydro-3-deoxy-phosphogluconate aldolase, which translates to MIDRILAKRIVPVIVLDDAASAEPLAEALLAGGLDIMEITFRTAAAEESIRRIANRFPEILVGAGTLLDADQVKRAKDAGAQFGLAPGLNPKTIEVAREVGLQFSAGVMTPSDVERALSEGCKLLKFFPAETAGGVPMLKALAGPYGHTGVKFIPTGGITSANLASYLKVPVVAAIGGSWFVDKALVAAGNWSEITRLTKEALAAAAEV; encoded by the coding sequence ATGATCGACCGCATTCTCGCCAAGCGCATCGTCCCCGTCATCGTGCTCGATGACGCCGCCTCCGCCGAACCCCTCGCCGAAGCCCTGCTTGCGGGCGGGCTGGACATCATGGAGATCACGTTCCGCACCGCCGCCGCGGAGGAAAGCATCCGCCGCATCGCGAACCGTTTCCCGGAAATCCTGGTGGGCGCGGGCACGCTGCTCGATGCCGACCAGGTGAAGCGGGCGAAGGACGCGGGCGCCCAGTTCGGCCTCGCGCCGGGCCTCAACCCGAAAACCATCGAGGTGGCCCGCGAGGTGGGCCTCCAGTTCTCGGCGGGGGTGATGACGCCGAGCGACGTCGAGCGCGCGCTTTCCGAAGGCTGCAAGCTGCTGAAGTTCTTCCCGGCGGAAACGGCGGGCGGCGTGCCGATGCTCAAGGCGCTGGCCGGTCCCTACGGCCACACCGGCGTGAAGTTCATCCCGACGGGCGGCATTACCTCCGCCAACCTCGCCAGCTACCTGAAGGTGCCGGTGGTGGCCGCGATCGGTGGTTCGTGGTTCGTCGACAAGGCCCTCGTGGCCGCTGGAAACTGGAGCGAGATTACCAGGCTCACCAAGGAGGCGCTTGCCGCCGCCGCGGAGGTCTGA
- a CDS encoding altronate dehydratase family protein: MKRLVQVHPDDNVAVAPEAIPAGTVEGTLVLEEIPAGHKAALRDLATGERVIKYGFPIGIVTAPVKAGGHVHSQNLKTGLGEDTALEWKPGVSAPSAKVGEVPVFMGYRRPDGRAATRNEIWIINTVACVNVPSQRIAEAAARELVVPGGAIDGIHAFTHPYGCSQLGDDLGFTRKILSGLVRHPNAAAVLILGLGCENNTLKSFLGEVGTLDPERIRWFNAQEVLDEVEAGVDAVRELAAIVSKAKREPIPASELVLAMKCGGSDGFSGITANPLVGRIADRLTGWGGTAVLTEVPEMFGAEAPLFSRCDTGETFDQAMAMVNEFKDYFRRHDEPIYENPSPGNKDGGITTLEEKSLGCIQKGGRAPVKQVVGYGEQARQGLGGLCLVQAPGNDGVSATALSASGAHCVLFTTGRGTPLGVPVPTLKIASNHALAERKPGWIDFDAGQLLDPGADPDEVTGELMKVILDVASGRRQARNEVNGFREITIWKQGVTL; encoded by the coding sequence ATGAAACGTCTGGTCCAGGTCCATCCCGATGACAACGTGGCCGTCGCGCCGGAGGCCATTCCCGCGGGGACGGTGGAGGGCACGCTGGTGCTTGAGGAGATCCCCGCCGGGCACAAGGCCGCGCTGCGCGATCTCGCTACGGGTGAGCGCGTGATCAAGTATGGCTTTCCCATCGGCATCGTGACCGCGCCGGTGAAGGCGGGCGGCCATGTCCATTCGCAGAACCTGAAGACCGGGCTCGGCGAGGACACCGCGCTGGAGTGGAAGCCCGGGGTTTCCGCGCCCTCCGCGAAGGTCGGCGAGGTGCCGGTGTTCATGGGTTACCGCCGTCCCGATGGCCGTGCGGCGACGCGCAACGAGATCTGGATCATCAACACGGTGGCGTGCGTGAACGTGCCGAGCCAGCGCATCGCCGAGGCCGCGGCCCGCGAACTGGTGGTGCCGGGCGGCGCGATCGATGGCATCCATGCCTTCACCCATCCCTACGGCTGCTCGCAGCTTGGCGACGACCTCGGGTTCACGCGGAAGATTTTATCGGGCCTGGTGCGCCATCCGAACGCCGCGGCGGTGTTGATCCTCGGGCTGGGCTGCGAGAACAACACGCTGAAGAGCTTCCTCGGCGAGGTCGGCACGCTCGATCCCGAGCGCATCCGTTGGTTCAACGCCCAGGAGGTGCTCGATGAGGTCGAGGCCGGGGTGGACGCGGTGCGCGAGCTGGCGGCGATCGTTTCAAAGGCGAAGCGCGAGCCGATCCCGGCCTCCGAGCTGGTGCTGGCGATGAAGTGCGGCGGCAGCGATGGCTTCAGCGGCATCACCGCGAACCCGCTGGTGGGCCGCATCGCCGACCGGCTCACCGGCTGGGGCGGCACGGCGGTGCTCACCGAGGTGCCGGAGATGTTCGGCGCGGAGGCACCGTTGTTCTCGCGCTGCGACACCGGCGAAACCTTCGACCAGGCGATGGCGATGGTGAACGAGTTCAAGGACTACTTCCGCCGCCACGATGAGCCGATCTACGAGAACCCGTCGCCCGGCAACAAGGACGGCGGCATCACCACGCTGGAGGAGAAGTCGCTGGGCTGCATCCAGAAGGGCGGTCGCGCGCCGGTGAAGCAGGTCGTCGGCTACGGCGAGCAGGCGCGGCAGGGGCTGGGCGGGTTGTGCCTGGTGCAGGCTCCGGGCAACGACGGGGTGTCGGCCACGGCGCTGTCGGCGTCGGGCGCGCACTGCGTGTTGTTCACGACGGGCCGAGGTACGCCACTCGGCGTACCGGTGCCGACGCTGAAGATCGCGTCGAACCACGCGCTGGCGGAGCGCAAGCCGGGGTGGATCGATTTCGACGCGGGCCAGCTCCTCGATCCGGGCGCGGATCCGGATGAAGTCACCGGTGAGCTAATGAAGGTGATCCTCGATGTGGCCAGTGGCCGACGCCAGGCGCGGAACGAGGTGAACGGCTTCCGCGAGATCACGATCTGGAAACAGGGTGTGACGTTGTGA
- a CDS encoding aldo/keto reductase has protein sequence MEYRKLGNTGLDVSVLGFGASSLGSVFREVSVEDCIATVHAALAGGINFIDVSPSYGQTLAELRLGRALEGVPRESYLLATKIGSYSEARGDYDFSKASTERSVEHSLMRLGVDYLDLIQCHDIEFADHDQIVEETLPTLLSLKEQGLVRHVGITGLPLGIFRSILDRVPAGTVETILSFCHYELNDTSLGELLPYFKEKGVGVINASPTGMGLLTRRGAPSWHPSSPEIQAGCRKAVDHCNAKGVDIVKLAVQFCCVNPDIATTLVGTANPANIRDNIAYVEEPIDEQLLAEVMEILEPIRNFTFTRGLPQHRDPAEVLRPLALAARA, from the coding sequence ATGGAATATCGCAAATTGGGCAACACGGGATTGGACGTGTCGGTCTTGGGATTCGGAGCATCTTCCTTGGGCTCCGTCTTTCGTGAGGTCAGTGTGGAAGATTGCATCGCAACTGTCCATGCGGCGCTCGCGGGAGGAATCAATTTCATCGACGTGTCCCCGTCCTACGGCCAGACGCTGGCGGAGCTGCGGCTGGGCCGGGCGCTGGAGGGGGTGCCACGGGAGAGTTATCTGCTGGCGACGAAAATCGGCAGCTATAGCGAGGCACGGGGAGATTACGATTTCTCCAAGGCCAGCACCGAGCGCAGCGTGGAGCACAGCCTGATGCGGTTGGGGGTGGATTATCTGGACCTGATCCAGTGCCATGACATCGAGTTCGCCGATCACGACCAGATCGTGGAGGAAACCTTGCCGACGTTGTTGTCCTTGAAAGAACAGGGCTTGGTCCGCCACGTGGGCATCACCGGGCTGCCGCTGGGAATTTTCCGCTCGATCCTGGACCGGGTGCCGGCGGGTACGGTGGAGACGATCCTTTCCTTCTGCCACTACGAGTTGAACGACACCTCGCTGGGCGAACTGCTGCCCTACTTCAAGGAGAAGGGGGTGGGGGTGATCAATGCCTCGCCGACGGGCATGGGGCTGCTGACCCGCCGTGGCGCGCCTTCGTGGCATCCGTCCTCGCCGGAGATCCAGGCGGGCTGTCGCAAGGCGGTGGATCACTGCAACGCGAAGGGCGTGGACATCGTGAAACTGGCGGTGCAATTCTGCTGCGTGAATCCAGACATCGCGACGACGCTGGTGGGTACCGCGAATCCCGCGAACATCCGGGACAACATCGCCTACGTGGAGGAGCCGATCGACGAACAGCTTCTCGCGGAGGTGATGGAGATTCTGGAGCCGATCCGGAACTTCACCTTTACCCGCGGCCTGCCGCAGCACCGTGATCCGGCCGAGGTGTTGCGTCCGCTGGCGCTGGCCGCCCGAGCTTGA
- a CDS encoding tagaturonate reductase, which yields MSLPETILQFGAGNFLRAFADLFIAEANRGANPPGRVVVVQSTGIERAEAINRAGGCYHVAVRGVQDGEVVDETVVVDSISRALHAGTQWDEVLAFAAAPDLKWILSNTTEAGFTLNDADAVRGDDAPVSFPAKLLAVLLARYEAGQAGVIVLPCELIENNGGRLLELVKQQAARWSVEEAALNWITDECRWLNNLVDRIVPGPPPEHPLLGEDPLLLAAEPFAFWAIEDPRGCGFEHPAITATNDISSYYLRKVRILNGAHSALVCRALPLGIETVREAVEHPEVGPWLERLLSEEIVPVLEGRCEDPAGFARATLDRFRNPFFEHRLSAIALNHEAKVAVRLLPTLADYRERFGREPELLSSILS from the coding sequence ATGTCACTTCCTGAAACCATCCTTCAATTCGGCGCGGGGAATTTCCTGCGCGCCTTCGCCGACCTGTTCATCGCGGAAGCGAACCGCGGCGCGAACCCGCCGGGCAGGGTCGTCGTCGTACAGTCCACCGGCATCGAACGCGCCGAGGCGATCAATCGCGCGGGCGGGTGCTACCACGTGGCGGTGCGCGGCGTGCAGGATGGTGAGGTCGTCGATGAAACGGTGGTGGTCGATTCCATCTCACGTGCCCTCCACGCGGGCACGCAGTGGGACGAGGTGCTGGCCTTTGCCGCGGCGCCGGACTTGAAGTGGATTCTTTCGAACACCACCGAGGCGGGTTTCACGCTCAACGACGCGGATGCGGTGCGCGGCGACGATGCACCGGTGTCGTTTCCGGCGAAGCTGCTGGCGGTGCTGCTGGCGCGCTACGAGGCCGGGCAGGCGGGCGTGATCGTGCTGCCGTGCGAGCTGATCGAGAACAACGGTGGACGCTTGCTGGAGCTGGTGAAGCAGCAGGCGGCGCGATGGTCGGTGGAGGAAGCCGCGCTGAACTGGATCACGGACGAGTGCCGGTGGCTGAACAACCTGGTGGACCGCATCGTGCCGGGTCCGCCGCCGGAGCATCCCTTGCTTGGCGAGGACCCGTTGCTACTGGCGGCGGAACCGTTCGCGTTCTGGGCGATCGAGGATCCGCGCGGTTGTGGCTTCGAGCATCCGGCGATCACGGCTACAAATGACATCTCCTCCTACTACCTGCGGAAGGTGCGGATCCTGAATGGAGCGCACAGCGCGTTGGTGTGCCGCGCGTTGCCGCTGGGCATCGAAACGGTGCGCGAGGCGGTGGAGCACCCCGAGGTCGGACCCTGGCTGGAGCGGCTCCTGTCCGAGGAAATCGTGCCGGTGCTGGAAGGCCGCTGCGAGGACCCCGCGGGCTTCGCGCGGGCGACGCTGGACCGTTTCCGCAATCCGTTCTTCGAACACCGCCTGTCGGCGATCGCGCTGAACCATGAAGCGAAGGTGGCGGTGCGCCTGCTGCCGACGCTGGCCGACTACCGCGAGCGCTTCGGCCGCGAACCTGAACTCCTTTCCTCGATCCTCTCATGA
- a CDS encoding AraC family transcriptional regulator yields MSQPETPSFVSSQVTEARRFYLDLNPHPDTPLAVVCGGWEQCAPDFVIQREDFPYYCLEFVVGGYGEVVTGGNKHELRRGIAFTYGPGCPHLITTEKKRPLSKYFLDFSGHGALALLESCGIAPGTILEAGDPNRIESALARLLEAGATPSTNQTRIAALQLECLLLELTDHRIAAPGQTQSYQTFLRCREYIDEHYFTLNTAEEVATACHVDPAYLARLFARHARESPYRYLLHRKMTHAADLLDNGKRIVREVASDLGMDPFHFSRVFKRTLGVSPSDFANRREVKTK; encoded by the coding sequence ATGAGCCAACCTGAAACTCCTTCCTTCGTTTCCAGCCAGGTCACGGAAGCCCGCCGCTTCTACCTGGACCTCAATCCCCACCCGGACACCCCGCTGGCGGTGGTCTGCGGCGGGTGGGAGCAGTGCGCTCCGGATTTCGTGATCCAGCGCGAGGATTTCCCTTACTACTGCCTGGAATTCGTCGTCGGTGGCTACGGCGAGGTCGTGACCGGCGGGAACAAGCACGAGCTGCGCCGCGGCATCGCCTTCACCTACGGCCCGGGCTGCCCCCACCTCATCACCACCGAGAAAAAGCGCCCGCTTTCGAAGTACTTCCTCGATTTCAGCGGCCACGGCGCGCTCGCCCTGTTGGAAAGCTGCGGCATCGCCCCCGGCACCATCCTCGAGGCCGGGGATCCGAACCGCATCGAGTCCGCCCTGGCCCGCCTGCTCGAGGCCGGCGCCACCCCGAGCACGAACCAGACCCGCATCGCCGCCCTCCAGCTCGAGTGCCTGCTGCTGGAATTGACCGACCACCGCATCGCCGCGCCCGGCCAGACCCAGTCCTACCAGACCTTCCTGCGCTGCCGCGAATACATCGACGAGCACTACTTCACGCTCAATACCGCCGAGGAAGTCGCCACCGCCTGCCACGTGGACCCGGCCTATCTGGCCCGCCTCTTCGCCCGCCACGCCCGCGAATCCCCCTACCGCTACCTCCTCCACCGGAAGATGACCCACGCCGCCGACCTGCTGGACAACGGCAAGCGCATCGTCCGCGAGGTCGCCAGCGACCTCGGCATGGACCCCTTCCACTTCTCCCGCGTCTTCAAGCGCACGCTCGGCGTCAGCCCCTCCGACTTCGCCAACCGCCGCGAGGTGAAGACGAAGTGA